DNA sequence from the Dreissena polymorpha isolate Duluth1 unplaced genomic scaffold, UMN_Dpol_1.0 chrUn072, whole genome shotgun sequence genome:
ATGTGCATTAGGTTTCATATTGAACATTGTGGAGGACTTATTAATAAGTAAACACATTACTTAGTCTTAATAGATCATTAATAATTTGCGATGCAAACATAGGGCTTCGACAGTATTGCTTTAGCCTTCGTTAACACGTGTTAATACGAACGCGCATGCGTTAAAACTGCAGCCAATCGCGAGCGAGCGCGCTGTACACTGCATTggaagtaggtcaatccgttttcgAGAGTGAGTCGTTCATATAAATAGCAGTTGAAACGCGTTGCAAACATTCAACTCGGTCagctgctggagcgtgcgcgtcgcgaccgaggcgagagtcgcccgcagaagattttctcacctgtacatatttccttatagaggggaacttctgcgggtggctctgctaatccagcagagtccgtcaccctcgagccggacgtcttccacactgctgggattgctgtcttctccaagatgcagcggacttgtcacccgctgtttatcgtcgagagttcgccggcccggacctgccagaggtcccgtctgaagagggccgggggcggcgggacagcgagaccaccagtgtgggggacatacgggacggacctgggtTTGACATACacccaagaacatcgagggggtggctttaaagagggaccccgggacagcggtactcagtacgctcaacgcactggggaaactgtctcggggatgaagacgacagccggtgacagcgagaggggccataaaggcagagctgcttgcttGCACTCCTTTGGTGGAGCTGCGTACAGACAAGAATTTGTCTTTGAATTgtcaactaccagtgcacattaaggtctcattggccaccgtgcactggtatatttggatctaaattatatctttggcgaatacccgggaagccggggtaaatttgacctactttggctcaaaattaatctttttcccctgaaaggtcacaggggcaggtcggaccaTAAAGACCTCATGAAGGGGCCGGTAGGACCTGGAAATAAACTCtgatccaaaaaaaaaaaaaaaaaatgcaaacattcaTCTCTGCATCGATTTAGAAATCATGCCGACCAAGGGTGTTGCAAGCAAGGGCTCTAAGAAGGCCGCCACTAAGGCTAAGACCGCGCGCTCCACTGACAAGAAGAAGCGCAGGAGGAGGAGGGAATCCTACGCCATCTACATCTACAAAGTCTTGAAGCAGGTGCACCCCGACACCGGAGTGTCCAGCAAGGCCATGTCGATCATGAACAGCTTTGTCAACGACATCTTCGAGCGCATTGCTGCCGAGGCTTCCCGTCTTGCCCACTACAACAAGCGATCCACCATCACAAGCAGAGAGATCCAGACCGC
Encoded proteins:
- the LOC127863981 gene encoding histone H2B-like, with amino-acid sequence MPTKGVASKGSKKAATKAKTARSTDKKKRRRRRESYAIYIYKVLKQVHPDTGVSSKAMSIMNSFVNDIFERIAAEASRLAHYNKRSTITSREIQTAVRLLLPGELAKHAVSEGTKAVTKYTSSK